A genomic region of Fodinisporobacter ferrooxydans contains the following coding sequences:
- a CDS encoding UPF0182 family membrane protein — protein sequence MGIFRNKQQGRSGNWLRWMAGIVVVCIVLLTACIRLITEYEWQASVHYAEVYITRIAASIGIEVIGFLLYAVVLFGTFFIIRRNLIKSGNHVFGNPILSKMYWIVGALFTLFIAGIGGGSLSSIGWREALLFFDHVPFAASDPVFHKNIAFYVFELPVYEIVLHACMVLVFLAGIMAPAAYFIFAPLKKEILMDRKARRHVAAIWALFLILWGIGYYLNRYDLLYDDSGVVYGAGYTQIHVQLPYDVAAMVISIVGAALLYAGVLRGKLKWAATGPLALVALMIVGGIVQLWVQKVNVGGNEVAYETPYLKRNIEATRAAFGIDAKHVADQQMDPTGTITGKEIARNADTIKNIRINDVREVGEVLNQLQGLKPYYHFNDVDVDRYQGQEVYISARSLQPEKLPQRAQTWLNQTLVYTHGYGAVVSPVNQVTADGLPEFLAKDMPQAGTFGIRRPEIYFDESTAKPVIVDATLPEFNYPNGDTDITSRYSGKAGISLGGWNRLLFAWRQESLKLLTSPQISANSKILFHRNIYERLQEIAPFLQFDQDAYLVKRDNGHLVWIVDAYTTSSRYPYSEGTTFNGQTINYIRNSVKAVVDAYDGTVQLYRVDPNDPIAASYAKIFPNLFAKVIPDDIKAHFRYPEHLFSVQANTLLTYHVNDPQSFYNRDDVWSVANEVFNGKPIPIQPLYQMMKLPQQNQSEFVLTLPITPQHKDNLVAWMVARNDGDNYGRLELYEFPRGKLIYGPLQVESRIDQEPSVSQQLTLWNQQGSHVIRGNLLPIFIDKGLLYVEPIYIQADRAGALPQVKRVIVVYQDKIVMEDSIAAAFEKLFGTGQSSGNAVSQRDLGQGKPSPAGQSQTPGSGTDQKQLADQAYQILQQYQQATAKGDFEAAGKALKQLQDVLKQLKGTIQ from the coding sequence ATGGGAATTTTTCGAAACAAGCAGCAAGGCAGAAGCGGGAATTGGCTTCGCTGGATGGCCGGCATCGTCGTTGTATGTATTGTATTGCTGACTGCATGCATTCGCTTGATTACGGAATATGAGTGGCAAGCAAGTGTTCATTATGCAGAGGTATACATTACGCGTATTGCTGCAAGCATAGGAATTGAAGTGATTGGATTTCTTTTGTATGCAGTCGTATTGTTCGGGACGTTTTTTATCATCCGCAGAAACCTCATAAAATCGGGAAATCACGTGTTTGGAAATCCGATTCTCTCGAAGATGTACTGGATCGTAGGGGCACTTTTTACGTTGTTTATCGCGGGGATTGGGGGAGGCAGTCTATCTTCCATCGGTTGGCGGGAAGCATTGCTGTTTTTTGATCATGTGCCATTTGCCGCGAGCGATCCTGTATTTCATAAAAATATCGCCTTCTATGTATTTGAATTGCCGGTTTACGAGATTGTCTTGCATGCATGTATGGTGCTTGTATTTTTAGCGGGAATCATGGCTCCAGCCGCGTATTTTATATTTGCACCGCTGAAGAAAGAAATCCTGATGGATCGTAAAGCGAGAAGGCATGTTGCGGCAATCTGGGCGTTATTTTTAATTTTATGGGGTATCGGTTATTACTTGAATCGTTATGACCTGTTGTACGATGATTCAGGAGTTGTGTATGGCGCCGGATATACGCAAATCCACGTACAATTGCCGTATGATGTAGCTGCAATGGTGATAAGTATCGTGGGAGCGGCATTGTTGTATGCAGGAGTTTTGCGAGGAAAATTAAAATGGGCTGCCACAGGGCCGCTTGCCCTTGTGGCCTTGATGATCGTCGGGGGAATTGTTCAACTTTGGGTGCAGAAAGTGAATGTCGGCGGAAATGAAGTCGCTTATGAGACGCCATACTTGAAACGGAATATTGAAGCGACGCGGGCAGCTTTTGGAATTGATGCAAAGCATGTAGCCGATCAGCAAATGGATCCCACCGGCACAATTACCGGGAAAGAAATTGCCCGGAATGCGGATACGATCAAGAATATCCGAATCAACGATGTGCGGGAAGTCGGCGAAGTATTGAATCAGTTGCAAGGATTGAAGCCGTACTACCATTTTAACGATGTGGATGTAGATCGGTACCAGGGGCAAGAAGTGTATATCAGCGCACGCTCTTTGCAGCCGGAAAAACTGCCGCAGCGGGCACAAACGTGGTTAAATCAAACATTGGTCTATACACATGGATACGGGGCAGTCGTAAGCCCGGTCAACCAAGTGACAGCAGATGGACTGCCGGAATTTTTGGCTAAAGACATGCCTCAAGCGGGTACATTTGGGATTCGCCGACCTGAAATTTATTTTGACGAATCCACCGCAAAACCTGTTATTGTCGATGCAACACTGCCTGAATTTAATTATCCGAACGGCGATACGGATATCACGAGCCGATATTCAGGGAAAGCAGGTATTTCTCTCGGCGGATGGAATCGATTGCTCTTCGCATGGCGGCAGGAAAGTTTGAAACTGCTGACAAGTCCGCAAATTTCCGCCAATAGCAAAATTCTTTTTCATCGCAATATTTATGAGCGGTTGCAGGAAATTGCGCCATTTTTGCAGTTTGATCAGGATGCGTATCTGGTCAAACGGGATAACGGACATCTGGTCTGGATTGTCGATGCATATACGACATCGTCCAGATATCCCTATAGCGAAGGCACTACGTTTAACGGTCAAACGATCAACTATATCAGAAACTCTGTAAAAGCGGTTGTCGATGCGTATGACGGAACGGTGCAATTGTATCGGGTCGATCCCAATGATCCGATCGCTGCCAGTTATGCGAAGATTTTCCCAAACTTGTTTGCAAAGGTGATACCGGATGATATCAAAGCACATTTTCGATATCCGGAACATTTATTCTCCGTACAGGCAAATACACTGTTGACATATCATGTCAATGATCCGCAATCCTTTTACAATCGGGATGATGTCTGGTCTGTAGCAAATGAAGTATTTAATGGAAAGCCCATACCGATTCAACCTCTCTATCAAATGATGAAGCTGCCGCAGCAAAATCAATCGGAGTTTGTCCTTACATTGCCGATCACTCCGCAGCATAAAGACAACTTGGTAGCGTGGATGGTCGCAAGAAACGACGGTGACAATTACGGGAGGCTTGAGCTGTATGAATTTCCGCGGGGGAAGTTAATTTATGGACCTTTGCAGGTGGAAAGCCGAATTGATCAAGAGCCTTCTGTCAGTCAGCAACTGACATTATGGAATCAACAGGGGAGCCATGTCATCCGAGGAAACCTGCTGCCGATATTTATTGACAAAGGGTTGCTCTATGTAGAGCCGATCTATATACAGGCAGATCGGGCCGGCGCATTGCCGCAGGTAAAACGGGTGATTGTGGTATACCAGGATAAAATCGTAATGGAAGATTCCATTGCTGCTGCCTTCGAAAAATTATTCGGTACTGGTCAATCTTCCGGAAATGCAGTTAGCCAAAGGGATTTGGGGCAAGGAAAACCATCGCCTGCGGGACAAA
- the recU gene encoding Holliday junction resolvase RecU, translating to MIRYPAGTKPKRVQSIPGQLASSRPYSSVGRGMTLEKDINETNQYYNETLRALVFKKPTPVNIVHVEYPQRSAAVIREAYFQKASTVDYSGVYQGKALEFEAKETRSKTNFPLDNFHAHQIEHLRKALYHGAIAFVIVRFTSLEKTYWLDACHVIEHYRKQAEGGRKSIPLSCFQKKGYEIPISYGASVDYLQVIDQLLFSSETIETIETVIENHRHI from the coding sequence ATGATACGATACCCGGCAGGAACCAAGCCGAAGCGTGTGCAAAGCATTCCCGGCCAACTGGCGTCATCTCGCCCGTATTCCAGTGTCGGGCGTGGTATGACGCTTGAAAAAGATATCAATGAAACAAACCAGTATTACAATGAAACATTGCGGGCACTGGTATTTAAAAAACCTACTCCTGTGAATATCGTGCATGTGGAGTATCCCCAACGTTCCGCAGCAGTGATTCGTGAAGCATATTTTCAAAAAGCTTCCACCGTCGACTATTCCGGAGTATATCAAGGTAAAGCTCTTGAATTTGAAGCAAAGGAAACACGCTCGAAAACGAATTTCCCGCTGGACAATTTCCATGCACATCAAATTGAACATTTGCGCAAAGCGCTGTATCATGGTGCAATCGCGTTTGTTATTGTTCGCTTTACATCATTAGAGAAAACGTATTGGCTGGATGCCTGTCATGTGATCGAGCATTATAGGAAACAGGCGGAAGGCGGTAGAAAGTCGATACCATTGTCTTGTTTCCAAAAGAAAGGATACGAAATTCCGATCAGTTATGGCGCAAGTGTGGATTATCTGCAAGTGATCGATCAGTTGCTATTTTCATCTGAAACTATTGAAACTATTGAAACTGTGATAGAAAATCATAGACATATATAG
- the rseP gene encoding RIP metalloprotease RseP, giving the protein MSILYGLLGISFLVFVHELGHFLFAKWSGVQVDAFAVGFGPAIVKFRFGETVYRLNWIPLGGYVQMAGEFGEDGSTSENPRLFYNRPIYARIAVIVAGVLFNVIAAVLMLSVAYIGYGQQAGPGQPANQIVINKVLDGSPAAKSGLHNGDHVVSINGQPITSYDMFTNILQSSQSVQLGVERTNQHLQISVTPQGQGNQKKIGVEITAIQQAPFFENIKQAMKQTWGMIVMIVSGLKQMITGHVSMADVAGPVKIIQITGQASQAGFPNLLFFLSLLSVNLAVLNILPLPALDGGRLVVLLIEMIRGGKRLRMEVEAMINTIGFAVLILLMILVTIKDVGSVLR; this is encoded by the coding sequence ATGAGTATATTGTATGGGTTATTGGGAATCAGTTTTCTTGTATTTGTCCATGAATTAGGACATTTCTTATTTGCAAAATGGTCGGGAGTGCAAGTGGACGCGTTTGCCGTTGGTTTTGGTCCAGCCATTGTCAAGTTTCGTTTTGGGGAGACTGTGTATCGCCTGAACTGGATTCCCTTGGGCGGATATGTACAGATGGCCGGTGAGTTTGGTGAAGATGGTTCGACCAGTGAGAATCCGCGATTGTTTTATAATCGTCCCATCTATGCCAGAATTGCCGTGATTGTAGCGGGTGTTTTGTTTAATGTGATTGCAGCTGTCCTCATGTTATCTGTGGCATATATCGGATACGGGCAACAGGCGGGTCCTGGACAACCGGCCAACCAGATCGTAATTAACAAAGTATTAGACGGGTCGCCGGCTGCCAAAAGCGGACTGCACAACGGGGATCATGTGGTAAGTATCAATGGACAACCGATTACAAGCTATGACATGTTTACAAATATTCTGCAAAGCAGTCAAAGTGTGCAATTAGGTGTTGAACGTACAAATCAGCATTTGCAGATTTCCGTAACTCCTCAGGGACAAGGAAATCAGAAAAAAATCGGTGTGGAAATTACTGCGATTCAACAGGCGCCTTTCTTTGAAAATATCAAGCAGGCAATGAAACAGACCTGGGGCATGATCGTCATGATCGTATCGGGATTAAAACAAATGATTACCGGTCATGTCTCGATGGCGGATGTCGCCGGTCCGGTGAAGATTATTCAAATTACCGGCCAGGCCTCGCAAGCGGGCTTTCCGAACCTGTTATTCTTCCTGTCCTTGCTTAGCGTCAATCTGGCAGTGTTGAACATATTGCCATTGCCGGCGCTGGATGGAGGACGTTTGGTCGTTTTGCTGATTGAAATGATTCGCGGCGGGAAACGTCTGCGAATGGAAGTAGAAGCAATGATTAACACGATCGGATTTGCAGTTTTAATTCTATTAATGATTCTTGTCACCATCAAGGATGTAGGTTCTGTATTGCGATAA
- a CDS encoding DMT family transporter, with the protein MQQKKCPVPPILIMAVGVIAVSFSAIFIKWSNAPASILGMYRLFFTVVIMSPLLIPRMQEIRRLSRKDWGILTVSGLFLGLHFLFWIGSLKFTTVASSMILTTLEPIFVMVGAYVLFKERTNVLALVSMLIAMGGTVCIAWGDFGGTGHALKGDMYSIIGTIAVSVYMLAGQNLRNRMSSFVYNILVFFVASIVFAVYNIFAGYSFVQYPGKEWGIFVLLAIVPTIFGHALFNWLLKYVNATTISMSILGEPVGAIALSVLLLNDTVTPSQWIGGCMAILGVWLFLRTNQGSHQQTPAASLDHVIHPNS; encoded by the coding sequence TTGCAGCAGAAAAAATGTCCGGTTCCACCCATATTGATCATGGCAGTAGGGGTAATTGCCGTTTCTTTTTCTGCCATCTTTATTAAATGGTCAAATGCACCGGCATCGATCTTGGGAATGTATCGATTGTTTTTCACGGTTGTGATCATGTCACCTCTATTAATTCCGCGGATGCAGGAGATTCGTCGATTGTCCCGAAAAGACTGGGGGATATTGACTGTTTCCGGCTTATTTTTAGGTTTGCACTTTCTTTTTTGGATTGGATCCTTAAAGTTTACAACGGTAGCGAGTTCGATGATTCTGACTACACTGGAACCTATTTTTGTGATGGTCGGAGCCTATGTTTTATTTAAGGAGCGGACAAATGTACTTGCTCTTGTCAGTATGCTGATAGCAATGGGAGGAACGGTTTGTATCGCGTGGGGGGATTTTGGCGGAACCGGCCATGCCTTAAAAGGGGATATGTATTCGATCATCGGGACAATAGCCGTATCTGTGTATATGTTGGCAGGGCAAAATTTGCGCAATCGAATGTCATCTTTTGTATACAATATTCTTGTTTTTTTTGTTGCTTCAATCGTGTTCGCCGTGTATAACATATTTGCCGGATACTCTTTTGTGCAATATCCGGGGAAAGAGTGGGGAATCTTTGTTCTGTTGGCGATTGTGCCGACGATATTCGGCCATGCATTATTTAATTGGCTGTTAAAGTATGTGAATGCAACGACGATATCGATGAGCATTCTGGGTGAACCGGTCGGAGCCATTGCCCTCTCCGTGCTATTGCTGAATGATACGGTTACACCCTCCCAATGGATCGGGGGATGCATGGCGATTCTCGGCGTCTGGCTGTTTTTGCGCACGAACCAAGGATCGCACCAACAAACCCCCGCAGCTTCTTTGGATCATGTGATTCACCCAAATTCGTGA
- a CDS encoding metallophosphoesterase family protein, translated as MHWLRMGSVMFFFCLLMLCWGSAAFAAPVLEPPILRIAVLSDVHVMHTTDAWGRKAALKFEQALADIDSYAPDITIINGDITNGEPTDYRIFWDIVHRHKTGRIFASIGNHEYYRVHHATQWTDDDAKKLFRKEFGLNRLYYDQYMKGIHMVFLGSEAYTSLRAHHPDAAWISPEQVRWFKAQLQKQSKATLVFLHQPLQGTVDFSGDTTLQVLQSRELKQLAEAHTPLIWFSGHTHDSITGGDQSCLQHGVLYLGGGGTFTIHKRRLFPFPDAAREGYVFAKDTLSESESRLVTVFNDHVIVQVRDHIHKVWLPAYEIRYDLKSVH; from the coding sequence ATGCACTGGCTGCGAATGGGCTCGGTTATGTTTTTCTTCTGTTTGCTTATGCTATGTTGGGGATCTGCCGCGTTTGCAGCTCCGGTCTTGGAGCCGCCAATACTTAGAATTGCTGTTTTGTCAGACGTTCATGTCATGCACACAACCGACGCTTGGGGTCGGAAAGCTGCGCTAAAATTTGAACAGGCGCTTGCAGACATTGATTCCTATGCCCCCGATATAACAATTATAAATGGAGATATAACAAATGGTGAGCCGACGGATTATCGGATCTTTTGGGACATTGTTCACCGACATAAAACAGGTCGAATATTTGCGTCCATTGGCAACCATGAATATTACCGTGTGCACCACGCAACGCAGTGGACGGATGATGATGCAAAGAAATTGTTCCGAAAAGAATTTGGTCTGAATCGGCTTTACTACGATCAATATATGAAAGGGATCCATATGGTGTTCCTCGGATCGGAAGCATATACGAGCCTGCGGGCACATCATCCCGATGCTGCGTGGATCTCGCCAGAGCAAGTGCGCTGGTTTAAAGCCCAATTGCAGAAACAATCGAAAGCAACCCTTGTTTTTTTGCATCAGCCTCTGCAGGGAACGGTTGATTTTTCTGGTGATACGACTTTACAAGTATTGCAATCCCGGGAACTGAAGCAATTGGCAGAAGCGCATACACCATTGATTTGGTTTTCCGGCCATACGCATGATTCCATTACAGGCGGGGATCAGTCCTGCCTGCAACATGGCGTGCTGTATCTCGGAGGCGGCGGCACGTTTACGATCCATAAGCGCCGTTTGTTTCCTTTCCCGGATGCTGCACGGGAAGGATATGTGTTTGCAAAAGATACGCTTTCAGAAAGCGAGAGTCGGCTTGTGACTGTTTTTAACGATCATGTGATCGTGCAAGTTCGAGACCATATACATAAAGTCTGGCTGCCGGCGTATGAAATACGGTATGATTTAAAAAGCGTTCATTAA
- a CDS encoding cation diffusion facilitator family transporter → MHLHTTRQMSFQLFIAFLITGALAYFEYVGGQYTHSLALSADAAHIFLDGFAVLLAWLAVISGSRIPFLKTVCTLFNAVLLIATSCMIAWETIPLLVHPQVIIAKQTLLVAVICLILNLLILQRLTHGNHDDNIRAVTFHVLGDMISSIGVIVSSAFVALTGFNRLDSLVAVGVSIYLMSNGWSLLLKTLTTQSHQAQNE, encoded by the coding sequence ATGCATCTGCATACAACCAGACAAATGAGTTTCCAGCTCTTTATCGCTTTTTTGATCACGGGTGCTTTGGCATACTTTGAATATGTTGGTGGACAATATACCCACAGCCTTGCATTATCTGCAGACGCCGCCCATATTTTCCTGGATGGATTTGCCGTCCTGCTGGCTTGGCTGGCGGTTATCAGCGGGTCGCGCATCCCCTTTTTAAAAACCGTCTGTACGTTATTCAATGCAGTTCTGTTGATCGCCACCAGTTGTATGATCGCTTGGGAAACCATACCGCTCTTGGTACATCCGCAAGTCATTATTGCCAAACAGACATTGCTGGTAGCAGTGATATGTCTCATCCTAAACTTGCTCATCCTGCAAAGACTGACACACGGCAACCATGATGATAACATTCGGGCCGTAACATTCCATGTGCTCGGCGACATGATTTCATCGATTGGCGTGATCGTCAGTTCCGCATTTGTAGCACTGACAGGATTTAATCGGCTGGATTCTTTGGTTGCCGTGGGTGTGAGCATCTATCTCATGAGCAATGGCTGGTCTCTGCTGCTCAAGACCCTCACAACCCAAAGCCATCAAGCCCAAAATGAATAG